DNA from Apostichopus japonicus isolate 1M-3 chromosome 15, ASM3797524v1, whole genome shotgun sequence:
TGCGTATTTGTAATAAACTCATGTGAATTAATTTCAGTGATGTGAAACTGTAATACTTCTGCTGTTATTtctacttttaatttttcttattttcttcatCTTGGTTGGCAAGTCAAGTCACTTATTTGCAATAGGATTACTCAGCTCGTAAAATTTAGGAAGAGTTTTACATTTGTAGAACCAgataaacgaacaaaataaaacgaaacagttgatgaaagtcatagtaatgtatattcaaacgttttcgaagatttcACATCTTCCTCGTCAGGAAATAGATAATATAATCTCTTATGTATAGTGCATGCGAAAGTTGTAGTATTAATGATGACTATGTATGTCATTTATACTCAACTTATTTTAGAACCTCCTATATCTTTGTACATACATAGTCATCATTAATACTACAACTTTCGCATGCACTCACTATACATAAGAGATTATATTATTATCTATTTCCTGACGAGGAAGATGTgaaatcttcgaaaacgtttgaatacacattactatgactttcatcaactgtttcgttttattttgttcgtttatcTGGTTCTACAAATTACTCAGCTCGGTTAACTTTTGTTATTGTTGAGGTGGTTTTAACATGACCACATTTCAaaaagatgaaaagaagaaaaaaaaacgcttTCAAATTTAGTCATAGTTTTTTACAACAATACAAATGGCATTTTTACAGGTAGAATAATATAAGTAAAAAATACGCAAATAGTGAGATTTACTGCAAGGATGGTAACAATTCCCTTAACAAGAGCAAAGGGAACATCTCGTATATGAGGTTTTGATCACCTTTTTGCACTTACATCTTAAAGTTTTGCCCCCGTTTATTTCGTGTTTAAATTACTAAGGAGTGTAGTATTGGATATGAAAAGGGACAGAATATCTCATGATCAAATTGCAGCATTTCAGTCGTTCTAGGAACAGGCATAATTTTGCATATTAACAACGGTTTAGTAAGAAATACAGGAAAAGGGTTAGAGATGCTTCTTCAAACAAGCCTTAGGTCAATCCTCATAAAGAGCATTGCTTGAACAAGAATACAATGATGCATTTTGTTGACCTTGTAAAGTCGCTTTCATTTCTTACAGAACGGCAATTGCTGCTCATCACCaaagttccccccccccccctattacGGAAAGGTGCCTGAAGAAGTCCTGCAGGGTGTATTCCGGACTGGATGAACTAAAATTGGAAAATGAACGCTGAAGAACTGAATTTATACTCTTGGGCTCTTCTCACTCAGCCATTGATATGCTACTCAGTCATACAAAATCAACTTAAGTGTCCCATTCTTCGATGTAATTTAGGTTTCAATCCATATATTATTTGTGTATATGTTGTCcgttttttcatttcattatgcCAGTAAACCTAAATTCCAGTACAACTAAAACAGTTACTATACACGTTAGTCTCGTCTTGACAATGGAGATGACGTGTTGTTTGGTATGGCCGACCAGAGAAGAATATATATCACCCTAAGGTCGGCACCGCCCCCTCACCCCCATCCTCATCACCGAGCGCGGCAGCGTACATTGATTAAACTAGAATAAGAGTAGTGCAAACTCCACGAAGCCAAAGGAAAGTGAGGGCGCCACAAAAAACTTGATGCAGTATGCATATTGAGCTGCTTGGTTTTCATTTATGAGGAACGGTTGTACCCGGGTTTAACTTAAATTTCAACTGGAGATACATATCGCTTTGCGTATGGGCGTATGGCTGTATAAGGCTTCCGTAGTTGCTGATACGGTATGGTGTCTATGAAAAATCGTATTTCTGTGTGCTACAAAGATAGGAAGCAGCCTATACTACATACTAACTTGTAAGCAGACAACCCAGCAGCGTTTCAACTTCAATACGCCGTTGACCACGATGTTCCAACATTGCTTTAATGTAATTTGTGCGATAAAGGGTCTTCTTTATGCCTTCAGTAGTGCCGTTCTTGTTGCATGTATGGATGTTTCCATGAGATTTGTCATGGAGAGTGTAAATCCTTTAGAAGCTCTGTGGGTGAGATCTCTGACTTTCTGTTCTTGCACAGTCCTGTACTTTATGTGCAAGAAAGAATTCCATCGTCTGAAAGAGGACACACGTAATGAATGGAAATTATTGGTAACTCGTTCTGTTTTCTCAACCATCTGTACCATATGTCTCATATATTCCATGACTTACATTGATGTTGGCAGTGCCGTCGCCCTGTACAACACAATGCCGATCTTCACAGGATTCATCGCCTTAGTCCTCCTAAAAGAGCCTTACACTTACCCGGATTTCTTCCTTTCGATTGTTAGTCTTACCGGAGTCGTTTTTATATCGAAGCCACAGCTATTTATTCATGTCTTTGACTCTGATATTAACACTAATTTGTTATTGTACCGGATGTTTGGAGTTTTAATCGGTCTTGCCTGCGGTGTAACTTCAGCTGTTAGTTTCACCTTATCTGGACTATTATTAAAAAGAAACGTACATTCACTGacaattcaaacattttatgGCCTAGTATTCGCCGTATCAATGTCTGTGCTGACATTCACGTTCCCATCTTTATCGATTCCATCTTGTGGATTAGTTCGCCTGTTGTTATTTGCCACTGGTTTTCTCAATTTTTTGGTTCAGATTGGTTTTACCAACGCCTTAAAAACGGAAAAAGCAGTTCATGTTACCATGGTCGTCACTTCAAGTATTCCCgttacttttttatttcaatttgcaTTTCTTAAAATGTCACCAGATTTCTTTTCTGCCAGTGGATCCTTGTTGATACTTATGGCAAACGTCGGGATAGCGTTGATGAAgaattatatgacatcacaaacaaAGGCCGGAGACGAACGTCGCCAAAATGATGAACAGCTGAAGTATGATACTAGCGAGGAAATAAATCTGTTGTATGACAAATAGTCTTTAAAATTCTTCTCTGTATTAAATTATCAAAGAAAGGTGAATTCGGTGTCTTTCACTATCACTTTGCCCTAATGTGAATGTGAAAACATtcttctttattcttctgtCATTATTATACATAGGGCATGTAGTCTCAATCTTCTCTGTACGTTTTCCTGGATGATTGAAACGGAACAGTGCTGCAGAGTTCAAACCTATGCATTACACGTTAAGCAGCAAATTATCTGATATCGCGAGAGAAATTATACTAATAGTCAAATCAGTTCAACAAATGTCAAATTGAAGAAATTACACAAAATCATAATAACCCACGATTCTGTTTTACATATAGAGTTTTGATATGATCTGAAACGCACACAAGATAATGTTGTATGATTTTCTCAGTATCGCTCTTTCTCTTTATGGAACATGCGTAATGTCCATTTACTATTAATACTTCATAAATATGTAACTTGTAATGTATCTTATATTTATAATGGAATGGAATATAATGACTTAACTTACACCTTAAGAAAAGAAAGTTTCTTATCTATCGCAATTTAAATCGCTTACTTAGATTTTCATGTAACAATTATAGTAATCTCAATTATACAATAATAACAGTTATAGTAACTCTTAGTTGCATATATCTTTCCGTTCGACATTAAAATCATTCAAACCAAACATCATTAGTCCAATTCGAACTTcaatagattcaatatattgcTCGTTTTGTAGAATCATAGCGAGAAATACAGCAATAAATCTTGTTTTAATAAATATCACCCTTTTAAAAGTTTGTTCATAACCACATGACTTGTGTGACTTTTCAATGAttatttgttaatgttttaaatTCTAAATGCTCACCTTGGACAACATGTTATTAATCGCTTGTTATTCTTTGTTCACGTTGAAAGGCTTATTTGTTTTCATGGCACGAAGTCGTCTCTCTTGTAGTCAAGTTCGGTAGCGTTGACAGAAGTGTCTTAAAGGCACGTCTTAAAATAATCACGGCCCTATTCCTTTAACGTTAACGTCAGCCTCGGTTTTTGCGACGTCATCATCACCTCCGTATTCTTTTCCTGTCATAGAAGGCACTGTTTCATGTACCATATCCTCACAGGATTGAATGAACGCATCCTCGGCCGTCCATATACGGTGAAGATTAAGGAAAACTTTATTTAAACCTTCGACGAAATGCTCTGTCTCTTGTTCGAGATTTTGTGCTTCAACAGAATTCAAGAATGTGATGTAAAATTCATCCGTCATGTTTCCCGAATAAGCAACATTTTCCATGCTCAAATACAGGCGATCAATTATAGATACTGCCTTCTTATGAATCAAATGACCCATCATTTTAGCCACACAAACATTCTGGTAAGCTCGATCGAATGCTTCGACAGATACATTTCGTCCTGGCGTTCCAAACTCACACCCGTCCCTAAGTTGATGCAGGTTTACGACATTTCCCCGAGAATGGTCCACGGCCATCGATTCCGTATAGACATCATTAGTACTATCATTCCGGAAACAGTTCACGGATCCTGTTGTACTCTTGTTCTCTACATGTGATGACCTAGAGATGGTTTCCTCTTGGATAACTGGCAGCCTTACGGGACTTTCATGTTCCACTTTGCTGTGCGAGAAAATAATTTGTTTCGAATCATCTTCACCTCCTAAATCTTCCTGACTTGTATCATCATTGGTTAAATCCCTATGAAAGCCATGGTTACTTTGCACTTCCTTCTCGGGTACTTCACGTGTGATAAGTGAAGTTGTCGCTTTCTTGACCATCACTAAGGGATTATGTTGGTTTAGTGTTGATACATCTTTAATGCTGGTATTGGGATCACCGTTGACAGAACTTTTGGTGGGCCATTGAGATTGATGCCGTGATTCGTTACTGGTTTTGCGCTCGTCCCGAAATGACACgctatcattttctttcttggtACAGGCCAAAGAGTTATCCCTTTTGTAGACTTCTTTCACTTTCTCTCCGCAGTCAATGTCTTCTTCGTCAATCTTTCCTTTCTCTTCTCGGTACATCTGGCCAGTCTGCGTATTGTTATCATGTACGTCCTGTGTAAAAGGTTTCTCTTTTACGGCCAACGAGTCCTCTGTTCCGTCATGTGCATGTAAGTCGATTTCCTTTGCCAGATTTTCTCTGTTTACagatttctttttcatttctatgCTGTTGTGAGAATCTTTATCTGGCCTTCTACTTTCTTCTTTATCATTGACACATTTCAACGCTGAGTTATCATGATCATCTTCGGACCCGATATTGTGTTCCTCTCGAATGACTTTGTCAACGATCTCCTTAGTTCCACATTTAAGTTCATTTTTAGTAGACCCCACTTTGCTTAAGTCAATAGGTCCCCTGTTTCCATCCTGAACATTGTTTGCAGATCTCTTATCATCCAAAGTATGTTGGTCTTCTTTATTAACTGTAGGAAATATATCGCCCTTTGGAATACTATACATTTGCACTCCGTTATCAACCTTAATGCGTTCTGAGGTAGTTCCAGAAACTTCGTCTGACACAGAAGAAAGTTCTAACGAATAGTTATCAAACTTAGAAGCATCAGTGCCGTTGAGTGTAAGTTCAACAGATCGAGAGATCTCTTTGCAGGCAGGTCTTTCTTCATTGTTAGCAGAAAGAATGTCCTCTCCCTGCACATTTTGATCGTTACGTCCTCTGTTAAAAAGGTAATTAATTTCGGTGGTTATTCCAGGGACATCATTACAAACTTTACAGGGACTACTGATAAGGGATAAAGAATTTTTATCAGTGTTGCTTACTTCAGTATCTGTAAGCTTAAGATCATCAAATTGGGAGTTCTTACTTACAAGGAGATCGTCTTTGGTTGCTGAGAGGTAACCCTCTTCATACAGACTTCCGTTGAGCGCTCTGTTATCAACTTTGTCATGGTCGGTGCTGATTGCGGATAAATCTCTCACGAAACAGTTACTCGATGAAAGGACAAACGACTCTTCAGCAGGGTTAGATGATTCAGTGCCTTTGTTCGGATGGTCAGCAGATTGTGGTATATCCACTGATTTATCAACCGACTTATCATGAATCTTGACCGTTTCTCCATCTTGGAATGAAAGACGCAAATAAGAATCTATCGTATCGGTGTCATGACAGTCTTCATCAACTACATCATAATCCTCAACACCACGGGGACATTGGTAACATCTGTTTTGTTCCTTCTGCATGCAATTAGTTTCCAAAGAGGTCTTTTCATGAAGACTAAAGCTTGCTTCTGAAAGCTCTTCCAGGTTTTCACCCTCTTTTGAAATTCCTCCTTTAATTGCAATCGCAACCGAACGAATCACTGAACCCAAGGTTTGATCTACAGGATCTTTCGAACTTTCTGCTTCCTTTGTCATTTCAACCGGAACATTTCCTGAAGCTACCGACTGTGCAGCATTTATTGTTTCTCTATCAGCCATTTCAAGAGCATCGACGGGGTGAACGCCTTGTTCCTCTCGTAAAGCACCGTTAGATGTCGCACCAGGTTTGTCCATTACGGTTCTTTTCCCAGTAACTTGAGATAGGGTTGCTTCGTCAACCCATCCAATGTCTTGGTGCTCTTGAAGTACCGGATTACCGAGGCCCGTGGATTTTTGAGAACTAGAGTCAGATTTTGATTCGGACTCCTGAAGCAGTGAATCCACCAGGTAACTACAAAACTTGGGTCTTCTTGCGGAACTGGCTAGCAGAATAGCGTTACGTTTACCAAGCTCTTCCAGTGTAGAACATGGACTTTTATTACCTGGTATGGGAATAAGTACTTGACACGGGACGACGTAATCGTCTGGTAATGTGGCAGTGGAATCATTCTTTTGACTTGCTCtcttgtaaacaacagccttTTCTCCTTTAATTTCACAATTCGACGTAAGACTACTTGAACTCGATATTGAAGGAACTCTTTTTTCTTTATCGGGAAAATCTTTCTCAATTTCTGGCTTGGTGCGAGACGACGATGAACTAACATTTTGCTGATTTGCTTTGGCAGATTGACTACGGTCTGCATTGTTACCGAGATGATTGGATTTACTTTCAAGATGTGTCCCACTTTTCGTAGAAAGCCACGTTGAAATTCCTTTAGCTGTTGATGTAACTTTGAAAGAAAGCGGCCTTAACCTAAAAGCTTCAACCTTTTTACTTGTTTTCACTTCTGATGGCGGGTAGCTTATCGATACTTTAACATTTCTTGTTTCCTTTGATGAATCTTGAAATTTCCGACAACCTGAAATGATTCTTTCTGAAATTTTACTCGTATCGACGGCAAATGATCTAGATTCATGTCGTTGGTCTCCTCCACTTCGTCGTGCAACTGGTCCAACATGTTTCTTGCTGTCTACTTTACATAGTGCCGAGCGTTCTAAAATTGCGAAACGTTGCAATGGAGGTAATATCTCCTTAGGTTTCAGGCAATCATGATGGCGCGACTTTCTAGTGCCGACTTCTCCAGACCGATGAATATGGAAACCTTTTCGACGATCGGAACATGTAACAGATTTATTTCCTTGTCTTTCGTGTTTAATGATATCTTCAGCTTTCTTAACGTCTCCCGTGTTTTTCCACGATCTAGGTTTACCAGCTGTTGAAGCCTAAAATGTGGCAAAGGGAATGATTTGGCAGATGTTAATTAAATAAGAAGCAAATGATCACTTCTACAAGCTGCTTAGATGCGGTTATACCGACAGCTATGTCTATGAGTAAATAGCACAGATTGAATGCATTGCTTAAGGACATATTTTCTCCAGCTCACATGTATTACTAAGTATAACTGCTGGTCATCAGTAGAGCAAGCAAACAAAGATAAACACTAAGTTGAAATGAGATCAGTCGATTCGTGATATAGaagtgagtgtatgcattttaAATCACTCCTCTCACTGACCTCCGTTGACCTCATTAAATTCTAATTCGTAATTTAAGAAAGAAACTGCGGTTACTATCCATTCTGTCAGCTCATCGCGCTGAGAATTAAAAAGAAGCTATGAATTGCACGTTACGTCTCAACATTCGTCATGTACGCTTTCCAGGGAACGGTTATATGGCATTTTAGTAACGTTAATTACTTACTCACAAAGGAACCGTACATTGATTTGACTGCAAACTGAGCAAACATATTGGGATTATACCTCCCCCTTCCATGTTATTCTTCTCTGCCACACATACtgctttaaattaaatttagaaTTTGGGTACCTTGGACTGATCTTTTCATCAACGTCCAAATCGTTGTTGCTGTTCAGTGTTTCAAACGAGAAACATTTCTTATCCATTGCAAAAGGTGATCAGATGTTACACCATTGTTTTCTGTAAAGCATCCCGGTTTCTATTTACCTAATTAAGTACCAAATTAGTGTTTAACTTACCTTTCTCGTGTGTAACTTAGGTCGAACATATGGAGAGGTGATCGATGCGGGAAGAAGCGGTTCTGGCGGAATGACTTCTGGCTTTGCTTCAGGTCTACGGGATCCATGGTTAGCTTCTTCGCCGATAATAATTGACGTTTTGTTAGGCCGGTTCTAAAGATGTGAAAGTTTGCAAtgcaatataataataataataattatgacaaTAAAAATGAACTGCCAGCACATGGTGCATTATGAATTGGGACCTATTAATTTCACGTTAATTTAGTTTGAGTCATATTTGACTCATGAAAAGTCATGCACTCTGTATTAGAGAGTTAGACGTCTAGAAATTGAATTCCCTGAAGAATTGAATTCCCATTGGAAATGTTGATCTGTTACGCCAGGACGAGAcgaacaatcacactttgcctGCCAGTTGCAATCTTCATTTCATGCAAATGCGAATACACAAACCCTTTctcctgatatatatatatatatatatatatatatatatatatatatatatatatatatatatatatatatatatatatatatatatatatatatatatatatatatatatatatgtatatgtatatatatatatatatgtgtgtgtatatatatatatattctcctAAAAAGTAACGGTATTACCGAGTATCCGAACTTTGCTTATACATGGTACAGCTCTGTCTTTGAACTATAGGTGTTTAATCAATGGTTTCATCACATCTAGCCAGAATGACTAGGATCGGATTGCATATATTAGATAGGCCTAATGGCCTTTCTGGGGATTGAGGGCACAGATCTCACATACATTTGTGTCGGCTTCGATTACCTCAATGCCACAGCCTCTCCTTTATAGCctaaatcctcgatccgtcccTGGTTATATTTAAACTCGTTTTAAGAGTAAAACTACTCGTAGGAAGGAAAAGTCACCCTATAATATTCCGCACTCGGCATTAAAACTATAATTACGGTGTATGAGTGACATAATTCAGTTTCCTTAATGAGATATAATTGACGacactttcctttttttttaattttagccGTATATTCGTTATGATTCGAACTTACATTGCGCCGTTCAAAACGTGGATACAATTTGATTGTCAAAACACAGTAAACGACAGTGCCAGTACAAATCTCGGTAGACCAGCAAAATATACTTGCAGTACAATCTTTCGAAATATTTCGGCAACCATGCATGCACTTGTAACTTTAAACACCGGTCGCCTACAATCCACCTGCTACATGCATTGCATATCTTATTACTGACCTTGAAATAGATAATTTGATACAAGAAAAATAGTTCATTTAATAGTTCATTTCATCGATGGTTTGATTAATTTTGGAACAAAGTGCAGTTATACTGCCAAATTTCCAAGGTCGGGGTCGGGGTCAGGCTGCGGCTTCGAAGCAAGGAAAATAGACAATAACTTCACGCATGCGTTGAAGTTCGATCACTGACTGCTTAATTCCGGCAGATTGATGGCTGAATCATTCTTATAATTGTGTTCATGATACGAACTTATGAGGTATTTTCCCCACTGTAGCAAGTTAAGCTGTTTTCTGTATCGCTCTCAAGACTAACATTGTGTTTGAAAAAGTGTTTTAACTACATAGTAATAATACCAAACTTATAAGGCGCTAATTGTAAGCAATTGTTGTCAAAAGCGCCATAGAACTACAATGACCAAAATTGCACTTtccctatatagcctatacatggTAATGGTTTCATACAATTATTTAATAGATTATTTAGTCAAACTTTGATACTGTTTTGCCCCATTTTAATCGCGACAACGTTATCGGTGAAACCAAGGTTACAGTTAACAAGTACGGTTCAAATTGGTTGCTCGTCACCAGCTGTGTAGTTTACCAATACAAAGAATTTGCAGGTATACACTATGGTGATATTTGAGGATAGAAAATCACGACTATAAAACAGACGGCAAacgacacccccccccctcactcctTCTCCATGGCGCTGTAGGCATTCATACCTTGATTATGTTTAACTTTCATGTTAGGATCAcgccaccccaacccccccccccacacccccgtCCTCCACCCCATACTCGGCTTTAAACATATATGTAGTCTTTAACCGTTGTCTCTGACTTACCTCAGGTTCCATTTTCATACTGGTATAGGTATACGTGGGATGATCAAACTACCGGTAGCAATCCTACCcaacgtttatatatatatatatgttgacaCGTTGTGTTTACAACATCGTTCTATTGCGCGCACGTACATCCTTTATGCACTGTGCATGCAGGATATATAGcttcttctttgtttatttcAGCATAGTACTCCAATTATGTTGTAACGTTTGTGATCTCATCACAAGCGCTATGTTAGGCGTCAATAAAAATGCGTATGCCATAGCAACATGGCACAAAATGTCT
Protein-coding regions in this window:
- the LOC139981539 gene encoding uncharacterized protein; the protein is MKMEPENRPNKTSIIIGEEANHGSRRPEAKPEVIPPEPLLPASITSPYVRPKLHTRKASTAGKPRSWKNTGDVKKAEDIIKHERQGNKSVTCSDRRKGFHIHRSGEVGTRKSRHHDCLKPKEILPPLQRFAILERSALCKVDSKKHVGPVARRSGGDQRHESRSFAVDTSKISERIISGCRKFQDSSKETRNVKVSISYPPSEVKTSKKVEAFRLRPLSFKVTSTAKGISTWLSTKSGTHLESKSNHLGNNADRSQSAKANQQNVSSSSSRTKPEIEKDFPDKEKRVPSISSSSSLTSNCEIKGEKAVVYKRASQKNDSTATLPDDYVVPCQVLIPIPGNKSPCSTLEELGKRNAILLASSARRPKFCSYLVDSLLQESESKSDSSSQKSTGLGNPVLQEHQDIGWVDEATLSQVTGKRTVMDKPGATSNGALREEQGVHPVDALEMADRETINAAQSVASGNVPVEMTKEAESSKDPVDQTLGSVIRSVAIAIKGGISKEGENLEELSEASFSLHEKTSLETNCMQKEQNRCYQCPRGVEDYDVVDEDCHDTDTIDSYLRLSFQDGETVKIHDKSVDKSVDIPQSADHPNKGTESSNPAEESFVLSSSNCFVRDLSAISTDHDKVDNRALNGSLYEEGYLSATKDDLLVSKNSQFDDLKLTDTEVSNTDKNSLSLISSPCKVCNDVPGITTEINYLFNRGRNDQNVQGEDILSANNEERPACKEISRSVELTLNGTDASKFDNYSLELSSVSDEVSGTTSERIKVDNGVQMYSIPKGDIFPTVNKEDQHTLDDKRSANNVQDGNRGPIDLSKVGSTKNELKCGTKEIVDKVIREEHNIGSEDDHDNSALKCVNDKEESRRPDKDSHNSIEMKKKSVNRENLAKEIDLHAHDGTEDSLAVKEKPFTQDVHDNNTQTGQMYREEKGKIDEEDIDCGEKVKEVYKRDNSLACTKKENDSVSFRDERKTSNESRHQSQWPTKSSVNGDPNTSIKDVSTLNQHNPLVMVKKATTSLITREVPEKEVQSNHGFHRDLTNDDTSQEDLGGEDDSKQIIFSHSKVEHESPVRLPVIQEETISRSSHVENKSTTGSVNCFRNDSTNDVYTESMAVDHSRGNVVNLHQLRDGCEFGTPGRNVSVEAFDRAYQNVCVAKMMGHLIHKKAVSIIDRLYLSMENVAYSGNMTDEFYITFLNSVEAQNLEQETEHFVEGLNKVFLNLHRIWTAEDAFIQSCEDMVHETVPSMTGKEYGGDDDVAKTEADVNVKGIGP